One part of the Bacteroidia bacterium genome encodes these proteins:
- the rlmD gene encoding 23S rRNA (uracil(1939)-C(5))-methyltransferase RlmD, producing the protein MGRRIKPFDTELEVVDTAVDGRGIAKHEERIVFVEKAVPGDKVRAHIFRKEKKALVARIEEILEASPHRISPRCEHFGVCGGCKWQHMSYEAQLEYKQKHVENAIIRIGKVEPQEKLPILACEKDLFYRNKLEFTASKDQWLTGDEGPVEDLDQRVLGFHVPRVFYKIVNIESCQLQLPIVNEIRNEVRDFAREHSIAFYDHREHTGSLRSLVFRSSLATGELMVILILADGDEQKADAVFTHLEKKFPQITDFLWIHNPKKNSSYTDLDFQVWKGKSYITEKLGKYAFQIRANSFFQTNPKQAEALYEVVREFLVESLGEKKKVKLLYDLYSGTGSIGIFVSEYAEKVVGIEYVNEAIEDAKENVKLNQLEDKFSFYAGDMKKILNQEFIQEHGKPEILIADPPRAGMDPKVVNRILEMAPEHIIYVSCKASTQARDIALLKENYELLKIQPVDMFPQTAHVENVALLRRISD; encoded by the coding sequence ATGGGAAGAAGAATAAAACCTTTCGATACGGAACTGGAAGTAGTTGATACTGCTGTAGATGGAAGAGGTATCGCTAAACATGAGGAAAGAATTGTCTTTGTCGAAAAGGCCGTTCCGGGTGATAAAGTCCGTGCGCACATTTTTCGCAAAGAAAAAAAGGCTTTGGTAGCACGCATTGAGGAGATCCTCGAAGCTTCCCCGCATCGGATCAGTCCTCGTTGTGAGCATTTTGGGGTCTGCGGTGGTTGCAAATGGCAGCATATGAGCTATGAGGCTCAATTGGAATACAAACAAAAGCATGTAGAGAATGCCATTATCAGGATTGGGAAGGTTGAACCTCAGGAGAAATTGCCCATACTGGCCTGTGAAAAAGACCTTTTCTACCGAAATAAACTAGAATTTACCGCTAGTAAAGATCAATGGTTGACAGGAGATGAAGGACCAGTTGAAGATTTAGATCAAAGAGTCTTAGGTTTTCATGTACCCCGTGTCTTTTACAAAATCGTCAATATCGAAAGCTGCCAGCTACAATTGCCGATTGTAAATGAAATCAGGAATGAGGTTCGCGATTTTGCCCGTGAACATAGTATCGCATTTTATGACCATAGAGAACATACAGGTAGTCTGAGGAGTCTGGTTTTTCGTTCTTCCCTCGCTACAGGAGAATTGATGGTGATCCTGATTTTGGCAGATGGAGATGAGCAGAAAGCAGATGCGGTATTTACTCATTTAGAAAAGAAGTTTCCGCAGATCACAGATTTCCTTTGGATCCACAATCCTAAGAAAAACAGTTCTTATACAGATTTGGACTTTCAGGTATGGAAAGGGAAATCATATATCACGGAAAAACTGGGAAAGTATGCTTTCCAAATTCGGGCGAATTCCTTTTTCCAGACCAATCCTAAACAAGCAGAAGCTCTTTATGAAGTGGTTAGGGAGTTTTTAGTGGAAAGTTTGGGCGAAAAGAAAAAAGTAAAGTTACTCTATGACCTCTATTCCGGAACGGGCAGTATCGGTATTTTTGTATCAGAATATGCAGAAAAGGTAGTAGGGATTGAATATGTGAATGAAGCTATAGAAGACGCTAAAGAGAATGTGAAACTCAATCAACTCGAAGATAAATTCAGCTTCTATGCGGGAGACATGAAAAAGATCCTGAACCAGGAATTTATCCAGGAGCACGGCAAGCCAGAGATTCTCATTGCAGATCCTCCGAGAGCTGGCATGGATCCGAAAGTCGTAAATCGAATCCTGGAGATGGCTCCAGAGCATATCATATATGTGAGTTGCAAAGCCTCCACACAAGCCAGAGACATAGCCTTATTAAAAGAAAACTACGAGCTGTTAAAAATACAGCCCGTAGATATGTTCCCACAAACCGCTCATGTCGAGAATGTGGCTTTGCTCAGAAGAATCTCAGATTAA
- a CDS encoding lamin tail domain-containing protein, with translation MNQFLSGIIGVILCLLPICLSAQLSEDFTDRDITNNPTWIGDDSLFSVTANEELQSQGNPLTETIYLATAQNQLNDIEWRIDLRYAFGPSGSNAIRIYLMADQSNMRAALQGYFLQIGESGSNDSYDLYRQDGTTITKIIDGVDGRAGSGVDVRIRVSRTLAGVWELYSDPSKTDNFQLEGSATDNTYNSTAWFGISVTHTSSRANSFFFDNIYVGPEVQDTMAPDLLSVNVLSATSLELHFSEAMESSSAGSAANYRLQPDDVAPANAQLDPTNAAKVILTLANPLVSGNSYSIEVSGLSDLAGNLMQGTQSQTFDYLEIESALAFDVVINEIFADPTPSQGLPEAEFLELFNRSNKVLDLQNWSISNGSTVGLLPAHVMGPGELLILTRDTDAGRYSPLGTTISPTNWTTLVNSGDNLGLRSADGVLIDTVDYEPEWFRDEFKAGGGFSLERINPDNLDCPSKANWASTVNAQGGTPGAFNSIFNPNPENDPPALASVAVLDPQNLELCFDEPMDAASLNNLGIYTLTGIGAPLSAEAQGPDFECVRLSFSTALQLGQIYQLEVDAAVVDCSGNAMGSMSSLPVVLARPAQAHEVVFTELFPDFSPSEGLPDAEFVEIYNRTAEVLDLSGSVLTDGGGFALINNLQIFPNEYVILCKLDDAEEFESFGKTVGLDGFPSLGNATDSLTFFAVSGDVLDFVYYSDDWYGDPDKASGGFSLEKIDPNYLDCNQPDNWRASEALDGGTPGSENSINGSYTDTELPLISGIRILGSNGLELIFSEQMDPASLEMLSNYVAGQGIGTPILAMATAPHYTSVRLSFDQDFQENILYTLDVAGLLDCASNELEGSFSFGLPLPAQIGDVLINEILFNPRSGGADYVEIANVSEKILDLKSLRIGEIFPETDSIFNSDPLTTTSVLFFPGQLICLTADAGFQIQQYQPIAAANFLEMESFPSYDDGSGECVIFSDSGAVLDRFYYEDDFHYPTLIDDDGVSLERISLSVPASEASNWHSAASTLRFGTPGYPNSQEIDQNSMISEVRLDRESFTPDLDGVGDVVAIEYDFDFNGANARVSVLDSQGRPIKILQQNTLLGTEAGSFFWDGTDAKGTKADLGIYIILFELTQAENGQRQVYKLPVVLAAKF, from the coding sequence ATGAATCAATTTTTATCTGGGATCATTGGGGTGATCCTATGTCTCCTACCCATTTGTTTATCAGCACAACTTAGCGAGGATTTTACCGACAGAGATATTACAAATAATCCGACCTGGATCGGAGATGATTCCTTATTTAGCGTTACGGCAAATGAGGAATTGCAAAGCCAGGGAAATCCTCTGACAGAGACCATTTATTTGGCTACCGCCCAAAATCAGCTTAATGATATAGAGTGGAGGATCGATCTGAGATATGCATTTGGTCCTAGTGGAAGCAATGCGATTCGGATCTATTTGATGGCCGATCAATCCAATATGCGAGCAGCTTTGCAGGGATACTTTTTACAAATAGGGGAAAGTGGTTCTAATGATAGTTATGACCTTTATCGTCAGGATGGAACAACGATTACCAAAATCATAGATGGGGTGGATGGAAGAGCAGGCTCCGGAGTTGATGTTCGCATACGTGTTAGCCGAACTTTAGCAGGTGTTTGGGAACTTTATTCAGATCCTAGCAAAACAGATAATTTTCAATTGGAAGGAAGCGCAACAGACAATACCTATAACAGTACGGCCTGGTTTGGCATTTCTGTAACGCATACTTCTTCACGTGCCAATTCCTTCTTCTTTGACAATATATATGTAGGACCGGAAGTACAGGATACAATGGCTCCTGATCTTTTGAGTGTAAATGTACTTTCTGCAACAAGTCTGGAATTGCATTTCTCAGAGGCTATGGAAAGTAGTTCGGCCGGATCAGCCGCTAATTATCGTTTGCAGCCAGATGATGTCGCTCCTGCAAATGCTCAACTTGATCCGACAAATGCAGCAAAGGTGATCTTGACCCTGGCAAACCCCCTGGTAAGTGGCAATAGCTATAGTATAGAAGTTTCTGGCTTGAGTGATCTTGCGGGGAATCTCATGCAAGGGACCCAAAGTCAGACTTTTGATTATTTGGAAATCGAATCTGCCCTGGCTTTTGATGTAGTGATCAATGAAATATTTGCGGACCCGACCCCTAGTCAGGGATTGCCGGAAGCAGAATTTCTGGAACTTTTCAATAGAAGTAATAAAGTCCTGGATTTACAAAACTGGAGCATTTCTAATGGCTCTACCGTAGGGCTTTTACCTGCACATGTTATGGGTCCGGGAGAACTTTTGATTTTGACCAGAGATACAGATGCCGGGAGATATAGCCCATTAGGTACAACCATAAGCCCGACGAATTGGACAACTCTGGTCAATAGTGGAGATAACCTGGGCCTTAGAAGTGCTGATGGAGTCTTGATAGACACGGTAGACTACGAACCTGAATGGTTCAGAGATGAGTTTAAGGCAGGAGGTGGCTTTTCTCTTGAACGCATCAATCCCGATAATCTGGATTGTCCTTCCAAAGCCAATTGGGCTTCAACCGTAAACGCACAAGGAGGAACGCCCGGAGCTTTCAATAGCATCTTTAATCCCAATCCTGAAAATGATCCTCCTGCACTGGCAAGTGTAGCAGTTTTGGATCCTCAGAATCTGGAACTATGCTTTGATGAGCCTATGGATGCCGCTTCGCTGAATAACTTAGGCATTTATACTCTCACAGGAATAGGCGCTCCCTTAAGTGCCGAAGCTCAAGGTCCGGATTTTGAATGTGTTCGCCTCAGCTTTTCAACGGCTTTACAACTAGGGCAAATTTATCAACTGGAAGTGGATGCTGCCGTTGTGGATTGTAGTGGAAATGCAATGGGAAGCATGTCCTCTTTACCAGTAGTGCTGGCTCGTCCAGCTCAGGCCCATGAGGTTGTATTTACAGAACTCTTTCCAGACTTCAGCCCTTCTGAAGGATTGCCGGATGCAGAATTTGTGGAGATATACAATCGGACTGCTGAGGTTCTGGACTTGAGTGGATCTGTATTGACTGATGGAGGCGGATTTGCCCTGATCAATAATTTGCAGATTTTCCCCAATGAATATGTGATACTTTGCAAACTGGATGATGCAGAGGAGTTTGAATCTTTTGGAAAAACAGTAGGACTGGATGGCTTTCCTTCCCTCGGTAATGCGACAGATTCTTTGACCTTTTTCGCAGTGTCCGGAGATGTATTAGACTTCGTGTATTATTCTGATGATTGGTATGGAGATCCGGATAAGGCGAGTGGAGGATTTAGTCTTGAGAAAATCGATCCGAATTATCTCGATTGTAATCAGCCTGATAATTGGCGGGCGTCAGAAGCCCTTGATGGGGGAACACCCGGCAGCGAGAATAGTATCAATGGGAGTTATACAGATACAGAGCTTCCTTTAATCAGTGGCATTCGGATATTAGGGAGTAATGGCCTGGAGCTGATTTTTTCCGAACAAATGGATCCTGCCAGCCTGGAGATGCTTAGTAATTATGTAGCAGGCCAAGGCATTGGTACTCCCATTTTAGCTATGGCTACAGCCCCTCATTATACAAGCGTTCGCCTTAGCTTCGACCAGGACTTTCAGGAAAATATACTTTATACCCTGGATGTAGCGGGCTTGTTGGATTGTGCCTCCAATGAACTGGAAGGAAGTTTCAGTTTTGGTTTGCCCTTACCCGCGCAAATTGGAGATGTCTTAATCAATGAAATTCTCTTTAATCCCCGAAGTGGAGGAGCCGACTATGTAGAAATCGCCAATGTTTCCGAGAAAATTTTGGATCTAAAGAGTTTGAGAATAGGCGAAATCTTTCCTGAGACAGATTCCATTTTCAATTCAGATCCCCTTACTACAACTTCAGTTTTATTCTTCCCGGGCCAATTGATTTGCTTGACTGCGGATGCGGGTTTTCAGATTCAACAATACCAACCGATTGCTGCCGCCAATTTTCTGGAGATGGAATCTTTTCCCAGCTATGATGATGGCAGTGGGGAATGCGTGATATTTTCTGATTCGGGTGCGGTATTGGATCGATTCTATTATGAAGATGATTTTCACTACCCAACCCTCATAGATGATGATGGAGTTTCTTTGGAAAGGATTTCTTTGAGTGTTCCCGCTTCGGAGGCCTCAAATTGGCATTCAGCAGCTTCTACCCTTCGTTTTGGCACTCCGGGCTATCCTAATAGTCAAGAGATAGATCAGAATTCAATGATTTCAGAAGTTCGTCTGGACAGAGAGAGTTTTACCCCTGATTTGGATGGAGTAGGGGATGTAGTAGCTATTGAATATGACTTCGATTTTAATGGAGCCAATGCTCGGGTAAGTGTATTGGATAGCCAGGGGAGACCAATCAAAATCCTTCAACAAAACACCTTGCTGGGAACAGAAGCCGGTTCTTTCTTTTGGGATGGAACAGATGCTAAAGGTACGAAAGCCGATCTTGGAATCTACATCATTCTATTTGAACTCACCCAGGCAGAAAATGGTCAAAGACAGGTCTATAAATTACCTGTAGTTCTGGCAGCGAAATTCTAG
- a CDS encoding T9SS type A sorting domain-containing protein, which yields MRYLAYATTFTSFFFFYFLAFSQDPVPGACGIVGPNLLSNAEFDAGNTGFTSDYNFFPNKICNFGDYTVTSGVFYDPIDNCFGDPTFNLQTIWAVEDRNSPGVGNFMIVDPAAANGVTDRIWEQDVIVCPNTEYVFSIFAKNVYFLEAASYSGVDPTFNFTINGVEITDLYVDGVFTGSSVVDLPRQAQAEAGVWKQISGRWSSGSATSALITMNNLVGVEQGNDLAIDGAFFGRCGKANEVEISAGALSQCVAEGTVEPITLVATPETNSSNWAYHEWLKNGVVAQADNSNPIPPYTPAANGDGTYFADYELRVYDDPLGLTCASISETLSFQEDCQTIFPVEWLSFEAKVQGQGVMLSWTTGSELNNQGFEVEVSVDGQLFRKIGWVHGFGNSSEAKSYNFLADKLLRGDSYFRLKQVDYDGAFEYSSTVQASFVSDLAYTLSIAPNPMQEVSYFRVELDQDVEDIRMDIFDSSGRRVRAYYQGPLEGQRLYQFPFKKEDLLPGLYFLRIQHNQFIGAKSFLISN from the coding sequence ATGCGATACCTGGCTTATGCAACTACCTTTACCTCATTCTTCTTTTTTTACTTTTTAGCCTTCTCTCAAGATCCTGTTCCTGGTGCCTGCGGCATAGTAGGGCCTAATCTACTCTCAAATGCAGAGTTTGATGCGGGGAATACAGGATTTACCAGTGATTACAATTTTTTTCCCAATAAGATCTGCAACTTTGGAGACTATACCGTCACCTCAGGAGTATTTTATGATCCCATAGATAATTGTTTCGGGGATCCTACCTTCAATCTGCAGACTATTTGGGCCGTTGAGGACAGAAACAGTCCGGGTGTTGGCAATTTTATGATTGTTGATCCCGCTGCTGCCAATGGGGTTACAGACCGCATCTGGGAGCAGGATGTAATTGTTTGTCCCAATACGGAATATGTTTTTTCCATCTTCGCCAAGAACGTCTACTTTCTGGAGGCGGCTTCTTACAGCGGGGTTGATCCTACCTTCAACTTCACCATAAATGGAGTGGAAATTACGGATCTGTATGTGGATGGAGTGTTTACCGGTTCTTCCGTTGTTGACTTACCCCGTCAGGCTCAGGCCGAGGCAGGTGTTTGGAAACAGATATCCGGCAGATGGAGCTCCGGTTCGGCGACAAGTGCTCTTATTACCATGAATAATCTGGTGGGCGTAGAGCAAGGCAATGACCTGGCTATAGATGGTGCCTTTTTCGGAAGATGTGGCAAAGCCAATGAAGTTGAAATTTCTGCTGGTGCTCTTTCTCAATGTGTAGCTGAAGGTACCGTCGAACCTATCACCCTGGTTGCGACACCTGAAACCAATAGTTCAAACTGGGCTTACCATGAATGGTTGAAAAATGGAGTAGTGGCTCAGGCCGACAATTCCAATCCTATTCCTCCATATACACCGGCAGCTAATGGGGATGGAACCTATTTTGCCGACTATGAATTGCGGGTATATGATGATCCATTAGGTCTGACTTGTGCAAGTATTAGTGAAACCCTCAGTTTTCAGGAAGATTGTCAAACCATCTTTCCGGTCGAATGGCTGAGTTTTGAGGCGAAGGTTCAGGGCCAGGGCGTAATGCTGAGCTGGACGACAGGAAGTGAATTGAACAATCAGGGATTTGAAGTAGAAGTTTCTGTAGATGGTCAACTATTTAGAAAAATCGGATGGGTACATGGTTTTGGAAATAGTTCTGAAGCCAAATCCTATAATTTCCTGGCAGATAAGTTGTTGAGAGGTGATAGTTATTTTCGCCTAAAACAAGTGGACTATGACGGAGCTTTCGAGTATAGCTCTACGGTTCAAGCCAGCTTTGTTTCAGATTTGGCCTATACCCTAAGTATAGCTCCCAATCCTATGCAGGAAGTCTCTTATTTCCGCGTGGAGTTGGATCAGGATGTTGAGGATATTCGCATGGATATATTTGACAGCTCTGGCAGAAGAGTAAGGGCATACTATCAGGGACCCTTAGAGGGCCAAAGGCTCTATCAATTTCCTTTCAAAAAGGAAGATTTGTTACCGGGACTGTATTTCCTGAGAATTCAGCACAATCAGTTTATCGGAGCAAAATCCTTCTTGATTAGTAATTAA